In Bradyrhizobium sp. 200, the sequence CTTACGGCCGCGCGCTTGCCGACAACGGCAATTCGCAGGCCGCTTTCGACGTGCTCAGCCGTGCCCATTCGCCGGCCAATCCCGACTGGCGCATTCTTTCGGTGCAGGGCACCACGCTCGACAAGATGGCCAAGCACGAGGAGGCCCGCCGCTATTATGCGAGCGCGCTGAAGATCGTGCCGGAAGAGCCGTCGGTGCTGTCCAATCTCGGTCTTTCCTACATGCTGACGCGGGAGCTGCCGCAAGCCGAGGAAACGCTGCGGCGCGCCTATTCCAATCCCCGCGCCGACGGAAGGGTGCGGCAGAACCTGGCGCTCGTGGTCGGCCTGCAGGGCCGCTTCGCGGAAGCCGAGACCATCGCCAAGGGCGATCTGCCGGCCGACGAGGCCGCCGCCAACGTGGCCTACCTGCGGGAAATGCTGAGCCGCAAGGACAAGGACTATTCGCGTCCTCCCGGCAACAGGGCGACCGTCCCCGTCGCAGCCCTCAACCGGCCCGACTAAGCCCTCGCAGCGGTCATCGCCCGCCAACGGGTCGCGCGAATGCGCGTCCGATGACCCGCGCCCAGCGGGTGATCCGGTATTTGCGAGCTATTCGTAAATCAGGCCGGGCGTCCCGACGTATTGCCTCGCCACGCTGCGCCAAGACTTCCGCGCCAAGACTTCCACACCAAGACTTCCGCGCCGAAACTTCGCCTGAACACTTGCTGTGCCCGGGCAGCAAGCCCGCGCGGCGACGATGGTCGAACGGCGCGGTGCGGCCTGCGCCGCGGCCTCACGGCATCATCTGGATCTTGATGTAGGTCGGTCCGAGAATGACGATGAACAGGCACGGCAGGAAGAACAGGATCATCGGCACGGTCAGTTTCGGCGGCAGCGCGGCTGCCTTCTTCTCGGCCTCGTTCATCCGCATGTCGCGGTTTTCCTGCGCCATCACGCGCAGGCTCTGGCCGAGCGGGGTGCCGTAGCGTTCCGACTGCATCAGCGCGAGGCAGACCGATTTCACGCCCTCGAGGCCGGTGCGCTTGGCGAGGTTCTCATAGGCCACCTTGCGGTCCTGCAGGTAGGACAGTTCCGCCGTGGTCAGCGCGAACTCCTCCGACAGCGCCATCGATTGCGACGCGATCTCGGTGGCGACCTTGCGGAAGGCGACTTCCACCGACATGCCGGACTCGATGCAGATCAGCAGGAGGTCGAGCGCGTCGGGAAAGGCGCGCCGGATCGAGAGCTGGCGCTTGCTGATGGCGTTCTTCAGGAACAGCATCGGCGCCTGCAGTCCGAGATAGGCGGCTGCGACGCAAATGCCGAGCTTGATCGTCAGCGACTTGTCCATCTGCGTGATCACGAACACGTAGAGCGCCGCGCCGAAAAACAGCACGATCGGCGTCACCGCGCGGGCAAACAGGAACGTGACATAGGGCGCGTGGCCGCGATAGCCGGCCATTACCAGCTTGTCGCGCGCGGCTTCCTGCGCCAGCCATTTGGTCAGGTTGAAGTCTTCCACCACCTTGGAGACGAGCTGCTTCGGGGTTTGCCGCAGCGATACCTTCTCCGATTTGTTGAGGCGCTCGCGCTCGCGCTGGCGGAGCCGCTCGCGCTCGCTGGCGACCGCCTTCATGCGCTTGGCAAGGCCTTCGCCGGCGAACAGCGGCATGATCAGCGTGTAGGCGGTCGCGCTCGCCGCGATGGCGGCAAGCAGCATGGTCATGAACCGCGCGTCGTGCATCTTGGAGATGAGAAAATCAATCATGGCAGTACCGCACCGTCAGAAGTCGAAATTGATCATTTTCTTCATCACCAGGATGCCGATGGTCATCCAGCCGACGCAGCATACCAGCATGAACTGGCCGAGCTGATGGGTCCACAGCAGCGAGATGTAGTCGGGCGTCGAAATCCAGACCATCAGCATCACGATCGGCGGCAGCGAGCCGATGATACCCGCGGAGGCCTTGGCTTCCGTCGACATCGCCTGAATCTTCTCCGCCATCTTCTTCCGGTCGCGCAGCACCTTGGAGAGGTTGCCGAGCGCTTCCGACAGGTTGCCGCCGGACTTCTGCTGGATTGCGATCACGATGCCGAAGAAGTTCGCCTCCGGCAACGGCATCCGCTCGTACAGCCGCCCGCAGGCCTCGCCGAGCGGCATGCCGATGGTCTGGGTTTCGATGATGGCGTTGAACTCGCTCTTGAGCGGCTCCGGCGCATCGGCTGCCACCACCTTGATCGATTCGAACAGCGGAAGACCGGCCTTGATGCCGCGCACGATGACGTCAACGGCGTCGGGCAGCGCGCGCAGAAACGCCTTCTCGCGGCGCTTCTTCAGAAAGCCCAGCAGCCAGCGCGGCAGGCCGAGGCCCGCGCCGAAAGCCATCACGGCGGCGCCCAGCAGGCTGCCGCCGACGACGAATGCGACTACGAACCCTACCGCGGCGAGAATGCCGGACATGATCCAGAATTTCTGCGTCGTCCAGGATCCCAAACCGGCCTGGGCGAGGCGCATCGCCAGGGGAACGGACTTCTCCTTCTTGCGCCGGGCGTCGAGTTCCTTCAGGGATCCCTCGACCTGCTCACGGCGCGAACGCTGGCTTTTCTCGACCTGGCGCGCCGGAGCGTCGGAACGTGCGATCGAGGCGCGGCGGGACTCGGCCTTCCGCTCGCCCGACAGCGATGGATAGATGAACACCCATGCCAGGCCGCCGATGGCGGTGGCGGCGAGAAACGCCAGTGCAAGCGTCTGCATGCTCATAGGCTCCTCAGGTCTTGTCGACGACTTCGGCGGCATCAAGCGCAGCCGCCAGCCGCTTCTCTTCATTGTAGTACCGCGCGCGTTCCCAGAACCGCGGGCGTCCGATGCCGGTCGAGCGGTGCCGCCCGATGATCTTGCCGTTGGCGTCTTCGCCGAGCATGTCGTAGAGGAATATGTCCTGGGTGATGATGGTGTCGCCTTCCATGCCCATCACCTCGGTGATGTGGGTGATGCGGCGTGAGCCGTCGCGCAGACGCGCGGCCTGCACGATGACGTCGATCGAAGCGCAGATCATCTCGCGGATGGTCCGCGAGGGCAGCGAGAATCCGCCCATCGTGATCATGGATTCGCAACGCGACATGGCTTCGCGCGGGTTGTTGGCATGCAGCGTTCCCATCGAGCCGTCATGGCCGGTGTTCATGGCCTGCAGGAGGTCGAACGCCTCGGGTCCGCGGACTTCGCCGACGATGATGCGTTCAGGGCGCATACGCAGGCAGTTGCGGACCAGTTCGCGCATGGTAACCTGGCCCTCGCCCTCGATGTTGGGCGGGCGGGTTTCCAGCCGAACCACGTGAGGCTGCTGCAATTGAAGTTCG encodes:
- a CDS encoding tetratricopeptide repeat protein gives rise to the protein MRRQSSHAGSLARFLASTAVAAVLAAGLGGCQTMSDVTGSLTSSSKAQAVPEDPRRAAEVYGERYRANPKDAEAALGYGQALRATGQRAQAAAVLEQATIAHPGNKALLAAYGRALADNGNSQAAFDVLSRAHSPANPDWRILSVQGTTLDKMAKHEEARRYYASALKIVPEEPSVLSNLGLSYMLTRELPQAEETLRRAYSNPRADGRVRQNLALVVGLQGRFAEAETIAKGDLPADEAAANVAYLREMLSRKDKDYSRPPGNRATVPVAALNRPD
- a CDS encoding type II secretion system F family protein is translated as MIDFLISKMHDARFMTMLLAAIAASATAYTLIMPLFAGEGLAKRMKAVASERERLRQRERERLNKSEKVSLRQTPKQLVSKVVEDFNLTKWLAQEAARDKLVMAGYRGHAPYVTFLFARAVTPIVLFFGAALYVFVITQMDKSLTIKLGICVAAAYLGLQAPMLFLKNAISKRQLSIRRAFPDALDLLLICIESGMSVEVAFRKVATEIASQSMALSEEFALTTAELSYLQDRKVAYENLAKRTGLEGVKSVCLALMQSERYGTPLGQSLRVMAQENRDMRMNEAEKKAAALPPKLTVPMILFFLPCLFIVILGPTYIKIQMMP
- a CDS encoding type II secretion system F family protein, with amino-acid sequence MSMQTLALAFLAATAIGGLAWVFIYPSLSGERKAESRRASIARSDAPARQVEKSQRSRREQVEGSLKELDARRKKEKSVPLAMRLAQAGLGSWTTQKFWIMSGILAAVGFVVAFVVGGSLLGAAVMAFGAGLGLPRWLLGFLKKRREKAFLRALPDAVDVIVRGIKAGLPLFESIKVVAADAPEPLKSEFNAIIETQTIGMPLGEACGRLYERMPLPEANFFGIVIAIQQKSGGNLSEALGNLSKVLRDRKKMAEKIQAMSTEAKASAGIIGSLPPIVMLMVWISTPDYISLLWTHQLGQFMLVCCVGWMTIGILVMKKMINFDF